The genomic region CATGTTCGCGCCTTGAAGGATGAACGCTAGAAGTAGAGTACGTACGCCACCAATTTTATCTGCAAGCATACCCGCAGCAACACGGCCGCCTGAGTTAAATACTGCAAGGATAGACGCTAGGTAAACTGCATTTGGCAGGTTAGCTTGAACGCTAGCAATCGTAGTGATGTTACCGATGATCATTAGACCAACAGATGCTGCGAACGCGTACATGATCCATAGAGAGTAGAACTGAGGAGTCTTCAGCATTACTTTCCAAGTTAGATCTTCAGTTTTCTTAACCGCTTTAGGTGCTTGGCCTGCTTTTACTTTAGGTTCAGCTGGCGTGTAATCCGCTGGTGGGTTGTTGATTGTTGCTGCTAGAGGTACTGCGATTGCAAGTACACCAACACCAAGAATCATAAAGCTGGTTTGGATACCCATGCTGTCGATTAGCGCAGAAGTTACTGGTGCTAGGTAGATAGCCGCAAGACCGAAGCCTGCTGCGATAAGACCGTTAACCATACCTTTCTTAGAAGAGTGGAACCACTTCATTGCTGATGGAGAAAGACACGCGTAACCGAAGCCGATACCAGCACCTGTCATAACACCAAACGTTAGGTTCAGCATCATTGGCGTTGTAGCGAAACCAGAAGCAATCATGCCTAGGCCTGTAAGCGCTGTACCTAGGATAAGGATCTTACGTGGACCCATACGGTCTTGTAGGATGCCTGCAACAAGAAGACAAACAGAGAATGTGATAGTTGCAATAGCGTAAGGAGAAGATGCTTCAGCAGCACTCCAACCAGCTTCAGTGACTAGCGCTTTGTTAAATACACTCCAAGCATACAGGATGCCAAGACAAAGGTTGATACAGAAGCCTGCTAGCAGGATACGTGTTGCTTTATCAATCTTGCTCATTTTTATTCTCAGTTTTGTCATCGGTTAGTGGAGAGCCACTTAACTAAAGACGGGTTATTGTGATTGTTTCTTCAAAATTAGTTTGCGTTTATCAACAGATAGCGCAAAAGAGCGCGGATTATAACCAATAAAAATGTGATTGGAATCTCTTTTTCCATTTTTGGTCAATTAAATTCATTTTGTTAATGAGTTGTTTTTCATTGGTTTTTAAAATGTTTGCAACACCCTTCTATTTTGTTCTTTTTCGCTTTGTCTTCTTATTATTTCAGGGATTTTGAGGTGATGGTTTTTGAATAGACGCGTATTCCGTGCGGATATCACAGAGTTACAAATAATTTTAATTAATTTCTAAGGTTAATTTTGTGTAACAAAATAAATCGAAATGGCGCTTTGTTCATATGAGACAAGGAGTAGCGGAGTTTTACTAAAAACAGAATGTTAAGTAATTGTTAAGGTGACTTTTTGTTAGTACCTTTGCTTACATTTTGTTCGATTTGAGGGGTTGTGTTGTCGGAAAAAAGTGGGAAAATAGTACGCAAACTGAGATTCCAAATTTGAAAGGATGCGTTTCCAACTTATGGTGAGGCGAGTATTATGAAACTGTTTTTAATTTTATTGATGTCAATTTCTGGTGGTGTAGCGGCAGCTGACCATATTCACTCTTTCCTATTCGGCTTCTATGTTGCGGCGCTAGCAGTTGGTAGTTGCTACTGGCTTGCATTCCGTAGCACGCGTTTCCCACAGTTGGCATTAGTGCTATTGATGTGTGGCTTTTTTGCAAAAATTGCAGTGACTGTTGTCGGTGTTTCTTGGGGTATTTCGAACGATATCATTCAATCGCCGTTCATTTTCTCATTGTCATACCTGTTCTTCTTAGTAGTTGTGTCTTACGTTTGGTTTGCATACCGCGATAAATTGACGTTAAAACAGCGCGCTAAGCAGGTAGAAGAGTCTCGCAAACAAGCGGCAGCATAATTCAAAACGAATTTTCAAAAGCCTTCTTCGGAAGGCTTTTTTGATCCAGTGAAAGTTTATATGGCCGCAGATAAAAGAAACCCCAGTATGGCGACATACTGGGGTTTCTTGTTATTAATCCTTGATGAAGAACGTTTACTTTTTCATCATCTTCGCTAGGTCAGCAAACGGGTTGTGTGTCGCGGACTGATGATCATCTAAACTTGCTTTTGCATCCATACCATAACGTTCATGGTCAGTGTATTTTGAATGCTCATGATCGTGACAGTATAGGCACAATAGTTCCCAGTTACTGCCATCTCCAGGGTTGTTTGTATGGTCGTGATCCACGTGGTGAACAGTAAGCTCTCTCAAGTTTGAGTAAACAAATTCACGCGCACATTTACCACAAACCCAAGGGTACAGTTTTAGTGCTTTTTCGCGATAGCCTTTCTCTTGGCGAGCGTACGCTGCACTCGAACCTGTGTAATCAGAAGACATTGCCAAATCCTTATCAATTGTAATATCCCGATTTTATCACAGCTTTCTTGAAGCTGTCGGTATGTCATTCGTAAAATCATTGCTAAATGATACGGTGGATTTACCCAAATCACATTGAAGTTTGAATACGTACTTATCTTTTAGACACACTAACTCTTAACTACACAAGCTAGCATTAAAGCGGGTTATGTCTTTCTGGAATAAGCCATGCTTAACAGTTTGAAAATAAATCGTATTCAGGGGTTTTAACCACAGACATGTGACCTAATATCAGTTTGTGAGACCCTATATTAATAAGGAAATATCATGTCAGAACAATACACTCCGCCAAAAGTTTGGGTTAACGATACCGATGGTGGAAACAAATGGGCAAACATCAATAGTCCTGAATCTGGCGCTCGGTTTGAGAAAGAGCTTCCTGTTGGTGACCATGCTTTCCAATTGTATTCTCTTGGCACACCTAACGGTCAGAAAGTCACTATCTTGCTTGAAGAGTTGTTAGCGGCGGGTGTTAAAGAAGCTGAATATGATGCGTACTTGATCAACATCGGTGAGGCTGAACAGTTCTCCTCTGGCTTTGTTGGAGTGAATCCAAACTCTAAAATACCAGCTCTTGTTGATAAATCTGGTGCTGAAGACGTTAATGTTTTCGAGTCAGCTTCTATCTTGATGCATCTAGCAGAAAAATTTGGTCACTTCTTACCAAACGAAGGGGCGTCAAGAACGCAAACTATCAACTGGTTATTCTGGGCACAAGGTTCAGCCCCATTCCTAGGTGGCGGCTTTGGTCACTTCTACGCTTACGCTGATGAAAAGCAAGAATACCCAATTAACCGTTTTGCGATGGAAGCTAAGCGTCAGCTAGACGTGTTAGACAAACAACTCGCAAATAACACATTTGTGGCGGGTGAAGAGCTAAGCATTGCTGATATCGCGATTTGGCCTTGGTACGGCAACCTTGTGCTAGGCAAAATCTACGATGCAGCTGAGTTTCTACAGGTTGAGTCTTACACCAACGTTGTACGCTGGGCAAAGCAACTGGAAGCGCGAGAAGGCTTCCAACGAGGTCGAGTGGTTAACCGTTCATTTGGCGAAGAGTGGGAGCAAGTACCAGAGCGCCATTCTGCGGAAGACATCGATAAAGTTTTGAAACTAAAGCCGTAATCTCTATATAGTTAGTTCTATATATCGTTAGATAAGAAGCGCCATGTATCGTTTTGTATATGGCGCTTTTTTTATCCTGTTACTTGTCAAATTGATTCAAATTTAAAGCCATTATTACAAATTGGTAAAAGTGATTTTATTTAAATTGGGATTATCATTAATTCTGTTATAAATATAATGCGCTCCATCAGAAAGATTTTGCCTTTAGGCATGGTGGGTAAGCGAATGTTGAAACAGAAAGAAAAAATTGTTGTGGTTGGTGGAGGTGCTGCTGGCCTTGAATTGGTTACGCGTTTAGGTCGTGACAAACGTTATGACGTGACACTCGTTGAGCCGTCGTCACATCACTACTGGAAACCTCGCTTGCACGAAATTGCAGCAGGAACATTCGACGAAGAGCTCGACGCTGTTAGCTACTTCCAGCATGCATCTTGTAATGGCTACACTTACGTTCAAGCTTCAATGAGTGGATTAGAGCGTGCTAACAAAGTCATCCAGTTGAACCACTTTAGCGGTACGACTCAAGAGTTCGAATACGACTATCTCGTTATCGCTGTAGGTGCTATCAGCAATGACTTTAAAACAGAAGGTGTCAGTGAACACTGTTTATTCCTCGATTCAGCAGGGCAAGCACAGAAAGCTTGGCAGGAAATCAACCCTCTACTGAGAGCAAGCAGTCAGCGTAAAATTTCAATTGTTGGCGCAGGTGCAACCGGTGTTGAGCTGGCGGCAGAGTTGGCAAAAGTGAGCGCCAAGCTACAGCGTTATCGTCAGGAAGGTAGCCTTGAAATTACTTTGATTGAAGCGGCAGATCGCGTGTTACCTGCTGGGCCAGAATGTATGTCGAAACGAGTTCATGAAGCTCTGGTAAAACAAGGTATTAACGTTAGAACTGGGACTCGAATTCAAAGAGCAGAAGAGGCGAAATTAGTCACTTCAGAAGAAGAGGTTATTTCAGCAGATCTGCAAGTATGGGCTGCTGGTATTAAATGTGCAGATTGGCTAAGTGAATTAGACGGTTTAGAAACAAATCGAATCAATCAATTAGTGGTAGATCAGACACTAAGAACGACCAACGATAACGATATTTTTGTGATTGGTGATAGTGCAGAGTGCCCTCAACCGGATGGTTCTTTTGTTCCACCAAGAGCTCAAGCTGCGAATCAAGCCGCAGGTCACTTGGCTCAGCAGTTCAAGCGTTTAGCGAAAGGCAAGGCGTTACAACCCTTTGTTTTTCACGATGGAGGCATGTTGGTAGCGGTTGGACATGACTATGCAGTCGGTGCTCTCATGAATGACAGAGTGCTTTTGCGTGGCAGATTAGTACGAAACCTTTACGACACTATTTTCCGTTTGCATCAGCGAGTCTTGTTTAGTTGGGGCAGAGTGACAGCACTAGTCGTCTTAAAGAGACTTAAATGCGCACTAAACCCATACAGTAAAAAGATTTAGTCATCGGGTATTTGTTCTAGGAATCAATACTCAAACTGATTCATCCTTATAAAACGCCACGCTCAGAATTGAGTGTGGCGTTTTTTTTAGAGGTCGCTCTAGTTGCTCAATCGAGATGCACTTTTGTTCGGACAGATGCAGCTCTCGTGCTTTTACGACAATCGTGGCGAACCTTTTTAAATAAAGGACTCACTTCAACATATTTTACTTTCCTTATAGATAGTGGTTCTAAAGCCCCCTAAAACAACAATTTAACTTCTCGCTAATGATCAAAATTTGTTTCTCAAGAATTAATTGTTATGTTATAACGTATCAACTTAATTCTTGGTGAGTATTATAAAAGGAAAAATACAGTGAATAAAAAATTGGTTTCTCTAGCGATTGGTAGCACTCTTTCTGCCCCTGTTTTTGCTGATACGCTGTCAAACCCACAAATTGGTGTCGTACTTGATGGTTACTATCAGGACGGACAGCGTAATAATTCGGAACGTGATGAAGGATTTGGCCTTGGTCATACAGAGCTGAACATGTCGGCGAATATTGACGATAAGTTCTATGGCTCTTTAACGACCGTCATTGAAAGTCATGATGATGAAACGGAGTTGTTGCTTGAAGAAGCGTTCATTGAAACCTTAACAATGCCTTATGGCTTGAGTATCCGAGGTGGTCGTTTCCTATCGGACTTTGGTTACCTGAATAACCAACACATGCATACCGACAGTTTTGTTGAGCGTCCCGCTGCTTACCGTACCTTCTTGGGTTCTCATTATTACGATGATGGTGTGCGCGCAAACATTGTTCTTCCGACTGACCTGTATGTGAAGTTTGGGGTTGAAGCGCTAAGTGGTAGCAAGATGTCTTCTGTTGAGGATGGTTCTGATGTGGGTGTCTACACGACAACCATGAAGTTGGGTGATGACTTCTCGGATTCATCAAGCTGGCAGTTTGGCCTGAGTTACTTACGTAACGAAAATGGCAAAACTCGAGAATTTGAAGACCATGATCACGGGCATGACCACGACCACGATCATAGCCATGGTGCAGCGGTAACGGGCTCAAACCTATACGGTGCTGACTTTGTATGGAAGTGGGCGCCAAATGGTAACTACAAATACCAGAACTTTACGCTAGCAGCAGAATACATGCTGTTGGATGGCATCGTGGATGACAAGTACAAAAATGATGCAGAATCCCCAGATAACTTAGCAGCATATTATGTGTCGGGTGTTTATCGCTTTAGTCCGAGCTGGTCTGCGGGTCTGCGTTACGGTGAAGCTGAAAGCTACGATGGTCATGCTCACGGTGATCACATGCATTTTACTGCAATGAATGACAAAGAAGCAGATGCGATGGTTGCTTGGGACTCATCTCATTTTGGTACGGTTAGGGCACAATATTCTCGTGTTGAAAACCAAAGCAAAGAGACAGATAACGTCTTTACCTTGCAATATGTAATGACCTTTGGGGCGCATGGTGCTCATGCGTTCTAGGAAATTACTCCTAACAATGGCAACAGGTGTTGCCGTTGTATCCTCATCTATAATGGTATCTTCGCCTGCAATGGCGTTGAATATTTTCGTTTGTGAGCCTGAGTGGCAAGCGCTTATACATAGCCATGCCCCTGAAGCTAACATCTACTCGGCGACCACAGCCATGCAGGATCCACACTACGTGCAAGCGAGACCGTCGCTTATTGCCAAAATGCGCCAAGCTGACATGGCAATGTGTTCTGGCTCTGAATTAGAAGTAGGTTGGTTGCCAAT from Vibrio gigantis harbors:
- the yghU gene encoding glutathione-dependent disulfide-bond oxidoreductase gives rise to the protein MSEQYTPPKVWVNDTDGGNKWANINSPESGARFEKELPVGDHAFQLYSLGTPNGQKVTILLEELLAAGVKEAEYDAYLINIGEAEQFSSGFVGVNPNSKIPALVDKSGAEDVNVFESASILMHLAEKFGHFLPNEGASRTQTINWLFWAQGSAPFLGGGFGHFYAYADEKQEYPINRFAMEAKRQLDVLDKQLANNTFVAGEELSIADIAIWPWYGNLVLGKIYDAAEFLQVESYTNVVRWAKQLEAREGFQRGRVVNRSFGEEWEQVPERHSAEDIDKVLKLKP
- a CDS encoding L-lactate MFS transporter — encoded protein: MSKIDKATRILLAGFCINLCLGILYAWSVFNKALVTEAGWSAAEASSPYAIATITFSVCLLVAGILQDRMGPRKILILGTALTGLGMIASGFATTPMMLNLTFGVMTGAGIGFGYACLSPSAMKWFHSSKKGMVNGLIAAGFGLAAIYLAPVTSALIDSMGIQTSFMILGVGVLAIAVPLAATINNPPADYTPAEPKVKAGQAPKAVKKTEDLTWKVMLKTPQFYSLWIMYAFAASVGLMIIGNITTIASVQANLPNAVYLASILAVFNSGGRVAAGMLADKIGGVRTLLLAFILQGANMALFATFNSEFTLIIGTAIAAVGYGTLLAVFPTLTAEFYGLKNYGTNYGVLYTAWGIGGAIGAAVVGFSMSNGEGYGLAYTISAVMMAVCIVLAIITKPISEAKVSELKASQA
- a CDS encoding NAD(P)/FAD-dependent oxidoreductase; protein product: MLKQKEKIVVVGGGAAGLELVTRLGRDKRYDVTLVEPSSHHYWKPRLHEIAAGTFDEELDAVSYFQHASCNGYTYVQASMSGLERANKVIQLNHFSGTTQEFEYDYLVIAVGAISNDFKTEGVSEHCLFLDSAGQAQKAWQEINPLLRASSQRKISIVGAGATGVELAAELAKVSAKLQRYRQEGSLEITLIEAADRVLPAGPECMSKRVHEALVKQGINVRTGTRIQRAEEAKLVTSEEEVISADLQVWAAGIKCADWLSELDGLETNRINQLVVDQTLRTTNDNDIFVIGDSAECPQPDGSFVPPRAQAANQAAGHLAQQFKRLAKGKALQPFVFHDGGMLVAVGHDYAVGALMNDRVLLRGRLVRNLYDTIFRLHQRVLFSWGRVTALVVLKRLKCALNPYSKKI
- a CDS encoding YajD family HNH nuclease, with the protein product MSSDYTGSSAAYARQEKGYREKALKLYPWVCGKCAREFVYSNLRELTVHHVDHDHTNNPGDGSNWELLCLYCHDHEHSKYTDHERYGMDAKASLDDHQSATHNPFADLAKMMKK